The following nucleotide sequence is from Zea mays cultivar B73 chromosome 1, Zm-B73-REFERENCE-NAM-5.0, whole genome shotgun sequence.
aggactattcgagctatcaaatttcattccactctctactatctctcatatactaggatggagagagaacaagtgtaacaccctgaatttaggggtataaaatttcttttctaatatccaccaaattcaggtgttactccctcatttctttgctttccttctctttttccaAAAGTGaagaattattttattttgtatctaggtgtaagcctagtaaAGTAAAAACTTAGAGGAgcttgattgttgcattcatgccgatgcatagtgtttatgaatgcaaaatgTTATCGAAACATGTTAAAAATATCTTGAGGACGTTCCCAAGAGTGGTTGGAATCTTCGGAACGTTTCTTCAgatattaaatatgaatttcagtttttataatattatttaaATACCTAAAATTTAGCATTTGCGAAAAACTATAAAAAAATCTGGAATCtcgataatatataaatatatatttctTCGTCTCGTCGAGCCTGTTCTAGGTCTCGTGTCCTTTTTCGTGAAACCACTGAACTGCTTCTTCTCGGGAACAACATGCTGCTCGCGTCAGCTATCCTCGTCTATCCCTGTCTACCCCTCCGATGTCTATCTCGTCGACTTAAACCCACGGGCTAGATCTGACTGTCTTCGTCTAATTTTTATCTAACCTTGTGACTATTCAGCTCGTCTAACTCAGTCTCTGTCTTACACAGTCTCGCGTAATTTCTCGTGCAACCGTTTCTTTCGCTCGGCCAGATCGGGACCGCGGCAAAATCGACAACCGTCTCCCACGTCGCTCGGACCCGCCTGTCAAGTTCGAGCCGCCTCCACGTAAAATTTCAGCCATCACGCATTTCGTCGTCTCTAAATCTCCCTCAACCAGTGCCACTTCCCTATGCGCAGCGCCCAGACCCCTTTTCCTCGTTCATCCCACGACTAAAAATGAAATCGTCTCTCCCTTCTTTGCCTGGTCATGCGCGCTGTCGCAGCCACGCTCGCCTCCGCCGACAAGCTTCTTCGCGTGTGGTCTTCCTCCGATCTCACCCCCGTTGCGGAGCTCAAGAGCCATGGAGAGAGTGTCTCGGACCTCTCTTTCTCCCCCGACGGCCGCCTCCTTGCCGGCTTGCCCCCACATCTGATGACCGCACCATCCACATCTGGGATCTCGCCGTCGGCGGAGGAGCCCGCCTCCCCAAGACGCTCACGGGCCACACCAACTACGTCTTCTGCGTCTCCTTCAGCCCCCATGGCAACGTCCTCGCCTCGCCTCCGGGTCCTTCGGCGAGACGGTGCGCGTATGTGCCTCCGCGTGCTGCTTGCCCCTCTGAATCCATCACCGTCGTGCTGCCTGCAAGGCCAGCCGGCAGCCAGCGTGCCCCCTGCAGCACGGCTGCGGCCAGACCAGTCAGCCTCCCCTCCGGCTGTGCGGTGGCCAGCCAGCTGGCTCCGGCGAGCACCCAGCGCCATGGATGGTCTCATGCCCGCATGTGCGTGAGGAAGAAAGGTAACTACTCCACTCGTGCGTGAGATGTGTAGAGATAGAAAGGAGAAAGAGAATTGCATGCAGACCCCACCTATCATGTCGTTCGTTGCCCCATTTGCATGACCTCCTCACCACACAGCGCACAAACAATTTGGTTCCTGGAATCGCCTCCCAGTATCTGATGATGTGTTTCCTATGCCGCTAGGTGTGGCCAGTTCCTACTTCCTAGCCAATAAGGATTAACTACTTCGTCTAGTTTGTTAAACATCCACATATTTCGTGTTTTAAATCTGTTTTGCTGCttacaagttgcgttagattcataTTAACGTTGTTTACACGTTAAAAAATATTGCTttgtcatttcaaaatgttttaattaattaattatttgtttgtctGTTGGTTACTACAGTAGCAACTTAGTAACAACTATTTTATAGTTTTATTTGCCCTCTTATAAGTACATGCTAAAATGATGAATGCCGACTAAAATACTTAAATTTAATACTTGCTTAGTGTAGCTGGTGAGTCTCGTGTGTCACGCATGTAGCTTGTGCGCGTCGTTCGCGCGCGTTGCTTTGCGTGTCGTCCACTCGTTGTTTCATAGTGGCGCGCGACGTCACGCATCATTCGCGTGTCGCGCGCAATGCCGTGTGTCGTTCGCGTGTATCGCACGCTGTCCGCACACATTAGTTAATTGTTTCGCTATAATCGTTCATGCTTATTAACTAATTCTTGTTTAGACGTGACTAATTGATAATTCAATTTATCTAAAACATCTTGGAAATATAGTTTTTCGCGTTTAATCATAATCTAGTGGTATTCGTACGCCGCGTCGTGTTTAGCCGTGAATTGTTAATTAATCAATAAGTTATGCGTCACACACCTATTTCGACTCGTTTCGGTCGCACCAACTCCTTAGCAGCGCCAATTTCACGTTAGTAACATTATTTTGTCACGTCGTATGTTTTAATCAACTAGTTAATTATTTATTATCCAACATTTATTAGAATAACAATTTGAATAAAACTAATTTCTAGTTTTATTTGCGCTTTTATATTATTAATATGATTACGCCTGCTCGAATGTTTTCGAATTAATATTTGTTAGTATAAACTTGTTACGGCATACGTCGTCTCTTGTCGATCGCGTGTGTCACACGCTGTCGTGTGCGTCATCGTGCCGTTCACGGGTGTCGCGCGACGTatgcgtgataataaattgttttcgttTATAAGCACTCGTGTTGATAACGTTAATTCTTCAAGtcacatattttagataattaacttaaagtttgctcgactaatatttattagattaatatcccAATTAGAGTaaaatgtgtagtgttcaacttgcgctttataataaacattgacatggctaatattaacttaactaccttttatttatttaatatttgtttagtataaacgtgtcaccTATTTTGTTTTCTCGACAGTCGCGCATGCTGTTTCACACGTGGTAGCGTGCTGGTTCGCGCGCACTGTTTCATACGTCGTCAGCGTGCTAGGTCGCGCGTGTTCACACGTCGttttgcacgctgtcgtgctgtttcgtGTGTCATAAATTCGtatcgcttagaatctctcgtgctAATTATATTAGTTATTTATTTGACAGCTAATGGTGTAGCAGGTTTAATTAAAACTAAATAGgagttataatttatatttggtcatgtcgaattaaatgtcctgATTATTACTTGCATAGCGTAAACGTTACGACTTCTCGACTGTAGCTTGACTGTCGTGTTTCTTATCCTCGcataaccgtagaagcgctctctattttatattgctcgtttttatgatgttttatcttgtatggtgtaatgtttttatgcatatgtatatgtttgtttgtttgtgcatgTTCACTTTCGCTtctcgttgcgattagatcgcgattcgtttccgagCTTCAAGGAATCaacgatcaagcgttggcgaccaagtgatcaagctcTCTGTGTTCTATGAggttgaagatcctgagcatctgtttgaaggcaagtgtcctttgacctattatgtcccatttactttataattcatcaacccgcataccatgatcaacctaaggattgactagctttgtatttaccttgtccttgcttaccttttgggttactatggttagcttcatgctattgctttactttaatcaatgaacatgatgtgaacacttatgatacgatgttgtcattattattatgatgttggactggtgatactttagggggctcgagtggtttctcgagtgcctctctgtaaggacctgttcgttggatgactgcccggga
It contains:
- the LOC109943423 gene encoding uncharacterized protein, which codes for MKSSLPSLPGHARCRSHARLRRQASSRVVFLRSHPRCGAQEPWRECLGPLFLPRRPPPCRLAPTSDDRTIHIWDLAVGGGARLPKTLTGHTNYVFCVSFSPHGNVLASPPGPSARRCAYVPPRAACPSESITVVLPARPAGSQRAPCSTAAARPVSLPSGCAVASQLAPASTQRHGWSHARMCVRKKDRDSFPSFKESTIKRWRPSDQALCVL